In Candidatus Niyogibacteria bacterium, a single genomic region encodes these proteins:
- a CDS encoding type I glyceraldehyde-3-phosphate dehydrogenase, whose amino-acid sequence MVSHGLKIAINGFGRIGRIFFRQAIGVPDIEILAINDLGSLENIAYLLKYDSVYGRFEKEIKIKNGILIVDGRKIKFFSEKDPGRLPWKELGIDVVVESTGVFDSYEKAEPHLKAGAKRVVITAPAKDSGLTKTATPNVGVDFLKTGLITSNASCTTNAVTPVAAVMMQNPGVKKAILNTAHGYTATQGIVDGPAGKDFRRGRAAGANIIPSSTGAGEAAVKAIPALKGKFDGVAIRVPVISGSLADFTFLAERKTSAKEINDIFRAAAAEPAWQGILTVTEEPLVSSDILRQPFGAIVDLAMTRVVDGDLVKVFSWYDNEWGYGAMLLKHVEALKTLLL is encoded by the coding sequence ATGGTTTCTCACGGATTAAAAATAGCGATTAACGGTTTTGGCCGGATCGGCCGGATATTTTTCCGGCAGGCTATCGGCGTGCCGGATATTGAAATATTGGCGATCAATGATTTGGGCAGTTTGGAAAACATCGCTTATCTTTTAAAATACGATTCTGTTTACGGCCGTTTTGAAAAAGAGATTAAAATCAAGAATGGAATTTTAATCGTGGATGGCCGGAAGATTAAATTTTTCAGCGAAAAAGATCCCGGCCGGCTTCCTTGGAAAGAATTGGGAATAGACGTGGTGGTGGAATCAACCGGCGTTTTTGATTCCTATGAAAAAGCCGAGCCGCATCTGAAAGCCGGAGCAAAGAGAGTGGTGATTACGGCGCCAGCCAAAGACAGCGGCCTGACCAAAACCGCCACGCCTAATGTGGGAGTTGATTTTCTAAAAACCGGCTTAATCACTTCCAACGCTTCTTGCACGACTAACGCTGTGACGCCGGTAGCGGCGGTGATGATGCAAAATCCCGGCGTTAAAAAAGCGATTTTAAACACGGCGCACGGTTATACCGCGACTCAAGGAATAGTGGATGGTCCGGCCGGAAAAGATTTTCGCCGCGGCCGCGCCGCGGGGGCGAACATTATTCCTTCATCTACGGGCGCGGGGGAAGCCGCGGTTAAAGCCATTCCCGCTTTGAAAGGAAAATTTGACGGCGTGGCGATTCGGGTGCCGGTGATTTCCGGTTCTCTGGCTGATTTTACTTTTTTGGCGGAGAGAAAAACCTCGGCCAAAGAAATTAATGATATTTTTCGCGCCGCCGCCGCGGAGCCGGCTTGGCAAGGAATTTTAACCGTCACCGAAGAGCCGCTCGTTTCCTCGGATATTTTAAGGCAGCCGTTCGGCGCGATCGTTGATTTGGCGATGACCCGGGTGGTGGACGGCGA